The following nucleotide sequence is from Halorussus caseinilyticus.
GGTCTCGGTTTGGGCACGCTGTTCGGGTCGCGGGCGAGCGACGACGGGTAGGTGGCGGCGAACGAGTAGGTGACGGCGAGGGGTCGCACTCCGAGACGCGCCACTTTTGGACTCCGAATCCCTACTCGCGGGCATGACTCTCACAGCGGGCGTCGTCGCGGTGCAGGGCGACGTGAGCGAACACGCCGAGGCGGTCCGACGCGCGGGCGAGGTCCACGGCCGCGAGACCGAAGTCCGCGAAATCCGGACCAGCGGGACGGTCCCCGACTGCGACCTCCTGTTGCTTCCCGGCGGCGAATCGACCACCATCTCGCGGTTGCTCCACGACGAGGGCATCGCCGAGGAAATCGTCGCGCACGTCGAGGCCGGAAAGCCGGTGCTGGCGACCTGCGCGGGCCTCATCGTGGCCGCGACCGACGCGGGCGACGACCGAGTTCGGAACCTCGGCGTCGCGGACGTGACGGTCGAACGCAACGCCTTCGGCAGGCAGAAAGACAGCTTCGAGGCCCCGCTGGACGTGGCGGGTCTCGACGACCCGTTCCCGGCGGTTTTCATCCGCGCACCACTCATCGGCGACGTGGGCGAGGGCGTGGAGGTTCTCGCGGAGTGGGACGGCCGCCCGGTCGCGGTCCGGGACGGTCCGGTCGTCGGCACCTCGTTCCACCCCGAACTCACGCCCGACTCGCGGATTCACGGTCTCGGTCTCTTCGACAACGACGGCCGAGCGGTCGCCGAGGACGGCGCGGAGCCGACCCCCGACCGGTGACTCCCGGCCAGAAACCCCCGTTTCTCCTCGCCTTCCGGAATGCGCTCGGCCCAACAGACCACCGGAATGCGCTCGGCCCAACAGACTACGGTTTGGGTAGATAAAAGGGGCCGCCCGCTCGCGGTCACGCGAGCGGGCGGGGCTTTCTGGGCGTTCGACCCGACGATGCTTGCGGTCGCGTCGTCTGCGTTCGAGTCATGGTTTCCAGTAAGGCAGACTTTTCTTTCTGGCTCCCGTCGGTCCGGCCATGGACGCCGACATCGACGCGGTGCGCGTGGCGATGACCGACGACGGGCCGGTTCCGGTCATCGTACTCGCACCCAACGACGAGGAGGGCGTACTCCCGATATTCATCGGCTTCGAGGAGGCCGTCAGCATCGCTCGCGGAATGGAGGCCGAGGACATCGGCAGGCCGATGACCCACGACCTGACGCTCGACCTCGTGGAGGAGCTGGGCGGGCGCGTCACTCGCGTCGTGGTCTCGGCGCTGGAAGACAACACCTACATCGCGGACCTCCACGTCGATACGCCCCGCGGCGAGGCGGTGGTGGACGCCCGGCCGAGCGATTCGCTGGCGCTGGCCGCCCGGACCAACGCCCCGGTCGAAGTCGAAGACGACGTGTTCGAGTCGGGCCGCCGGGACCGCGACGAGTTCGACCAGTTGCAGGACATCAAAGAGGTCGTGGACCTCGAACCATGAGCGACCAATCGGCCTCCGGCGAATCCCCGACCCACGCCGAAGACGCGACCGACGCCGTGCTTGAGGAGTTGTTCGCGGTCGTAGAGGACCGCAAGGAGACTCTCCCCGAGGACTCCTACACCGCCTCGCTGTTCACCCACGAGAAAGGCGAGAACGCGGTGCTGGAGAAGTTGGGCGAGGAGACCACCGAACTCCTACTGGCGGCGAAAGACGACGACCGCGAGGAAATCGCCCACGAGAGCGCCGACATCGTGTATCACCTCCTCGTCCTGCTGTCGATGAAGGAGATGGACGTGGCGGACCTGCGGGCGGAACTGCGCGACCGGCGCTGAAAGATTTCTCTCTCTTTCTCTGAGAAATGTTTTGCATCACGAGGTATTCCTATATCTTCGTTCGACAAACCAAAATCTGTCTTTGCTCTCGGTGGGCACGTGCGGGAGCGGCACGCGCGCGCCGCGCCCGAACACGCGGTGACGCACCGTCGTTCGCGCAGTAGCGACTCGCCGCGTAGCGCCTGTGAAACGATTCGCTCCACTGCGGAACCGCTACGCCACCTTCTCGACGCGGTGCATCACGACTTCGCTGTCGGGGTCCCACTCGAAGTCGTCGTGCGCCCGGTTCAGCATCTCGCGGTACTGTTCCATGTCCGACATCCCCTCGGCGCGGGCGTCCTCGTCGGTCAAGTCGCCGAGCGTCCGCTCTCGGATTTCGACGACCTCGAACTGGTCGCCGTCCAACTCGAACCGGTCGCCCTCGTCGGCGTAGTGGTCGCCGCGGTGAATCTGAGTGATTTCGCCCGCGCTGACTCCGCGTTGCATGTGTTCGCTCGGGAACAGGTCTCCGGCGTCGATAGTTGCCATACCACGGGGTTCGGACCGAGCGCAAAAAATCCTTATCTCTTTGACTCGACACCTCGAAGGCGCGCGTTGCACTTCTCCGCGCGCCTCGCGTCACTCCTCGGCGACCCACCCGCCGACTGCACCGGCGAGCGCACTTTCGAGACCCATGAGGAGCGCGATGACGACGCCGACGAGGAAGACGCCGCCGCCGAGCAGGGGACCGAACGGGCCGAGTCCGACCGCACCGAGGACGCTCACCGCGACGCTGAATATCAACGCGACGAAGATGCCGCCGAGCGACCCGGCGAGCAGGCCGTGCCACCCTCCCCGTCGTGGGCCGCCAGCGGCCACGTACCCGGCGACGAACCCGCCGACCAGTCCCGCGGTGAGTTGGCCGAGACCGGGGATAGCGAGACCGACGACCCCGACGACGGTCATGACGACGAACCCGAGCGTGACTGCGTACCAGTTGGTCATCTTGGCCCTCTGTACGCCGTGAGGCGGGTTAAGGGTTCGTCGTCGCGGGCGTCGGGGAAGCGACGGCGTTACTCCAGTCCCACCCGCTCGGCGTACTCCTCGAAGACTTCCCACGTCGGGTCCACCTCGGGGTGGGACACCTCTTCGCCGTCTACGACGACGCCTTCGCCCTCGCGGACCCGGCCGATTTCGGCCGCCGGGATGTTCTCGGACTCCAGCGCGGCGAGTACGTCGTCCACGCCGCCGGACTCGACGGTCAGGACCAGCGTCCCCTCGCTGGTCGCGGTCCACGGGTCGATGCCGAAGTACTCGCAGGACTCCGCGACGCCGGGGAGGACCGGCACCGCGCCGGAGTCCACGTCGAGGCGGACGCCTCCGGCGCGGGCGAGTTCGACCAGCGCGCCCTGCAACCCGCCTTCGGTCGCGTCGTGCATCGCGGTGACCGGCCCTGCGGCCGCGGCGGTCAGCGCGTCCCGGACCGGACTCATGTCCCAGAACCGCTCTTTCGCCTCGGCGAGGGTCGAGTCGGGCAGGTCGATTTCGTCCTCGAACAGCGTCACGAGGAAACCGGGGACTTCGATTGCGGGTCCCTTCGTGACGAGCAGGTGGTCGCCGGGAGTCGCGCCGTCGGGTCGCACGAGGTCCGCGGGGTCGCCGACCGCGAGGGTGGTCGCGCCCCCGACCCACGGGTACTGACACCCGCCGTAGCGGGCGGTGTGGCCCGTGACGATGGCGACGCCCAACTCGGTGGCTTCGCGGTCGAACGTCTCCCAAACCGTGGCGAACTCGTCGTCGGTCATCTCCGGCGGGAGGGTGAACGTGACCGCGAGGTGCGAGGGCGGGATGCCCGACACCGCGGCGTCCGAGAGCGCGACGTGGACCGCGAACCACGCCGCCTTCTCGAACCCGAGCGCCGGGGTCAGCGAGAGTGGGTCGCTGGCGAGGACGACTGCTTCGCCGCCGACCTCCACGACGCCGAAGTCGACGCCGTGTTGCGGTCCGAGGCGAACGTCTCCGCGGTCGGCCCCGAGGTGCGGGTAGATGTGCCGGTCGAAGAAGTCGCGGTCCACCTTGCCGAGGTCAGTCATTGGCGACGGTTGGGGCGGTGCGGCCAAATCGGTGGTGGTTCGCGGGGACGGTAGTACCCTGTTCGGCAGAGCTGACGACTGTGGCGAATTAGGTAGAACCGACGGCGACGGCGAGACGGTAGCTTCAGGGCTGAGCACGGGAGTTTACCGAACCGCAGACCGCCACCGCAACCGCGACCACACGGCACCGCGCCCCGGACCTCCCGCCGCGGGCGCGCAGTTCTGCGCGCCCGCGGCGCGTCCCGTGGCTTGCCACGCCGGTCGCGCTCGGTTTACGTTTCAGATGCGCGATGGCAGGACAATCGGCCGCCGTCGTGATGAATAAAGCCCCCGCCCGCTCGCGGTCTCGTCCCGAACTAAGCAAACAAATACGCCCACTAAGAAAATGAAAATGAGTCTAAGACAAATACAAAAGCACCTCTTCCTACAGGCCGCCTCGCCTAACGGCCAAAACGTAATGACGGTCGCCGTGTTCGTAGGCCCACGGAATGAGGGGGAGCGAGCTATCGTCGTCCACGGAGAGTCCGACCGCCCGCCTGCTGGCTACGTTCGCGGTCTCGTACGGGTTCTACCTCGCGCTGGGTAACGCCGCCGACCCGTTCGACCTCGTTACCGGCGCGGTCAGCGCCGGAGTCGTCGCCGTCGCGTTCGCGGGGTTCGCGTTCCCCGAGTCGCCGTCGGTGCGTCGGACCGGCGGGCGACTCGTCCGGGCGCTGGCGGCACTGCCCGTCCTGCTCTGGGAGATTCTGAAGGCCAACGTCGCGCTGGCGGCGATTCTGCTCGACCCGCGACTCCCCATCGACCCCTCGGTCGTCCGGGTGGAATCGGCGGCCGAGTCGGACCTCGAACGCACCGCCTTCGCCAGCGCGGTCACGCTCACGCCCGGCACGGTGGTCCTCGACGTGACCGACGACGCCTATCACGTCCACGCGCTGACCGCCGCCTCTCGGGAGTCGCTCCGCGAGGGGTCGCTCTCGCGCGTCGTGGCCTCCGTCTTCCGGGACCGTGAGGACCTCGAGCGCCGGGAAGGGGACGGAGGGCGAGAATGACGGACGCGCCGACCGACTTTCTGCTCGGGGTCGCGGTGGTGCTGGTCGCGCTGGCGGGGGTCGTCGGCTATCGCGTCGTGGTCGGGCCGACCCTCCAAGACCGGGTGGTCGCGGTCAACGCCCTCGGAACCACTGCCGTCGTCGTCCTCGCTCTGCTCGCCGCGGCGTTAGACGACCCCGGCTTGCTCGACGTGGCGCTGGCCTACGGCCTGCTCAACTTCCTGCTGAGCGTCGGTCTCGCTCGGGTCCTCGGCGAGCAGAACGCGCCCACCGCGGGGAAGTCGCCGGACGCGGACGGAGGCCCGCGATGACCCCGCGGGAGGCCGTCGTCGCCCTGCTCGCGGTCGGGAGCGTGGCGTTCACCGGTCTCGCGGCCGTGGGTCTGCTCCGCCTGCCCGAGGTGTACTCGCGCGCCCACGCCGCCTCGAAAGCCGACACCCTCGGTGCGCTCTCGGCGTTCGCGGCGGTCGGAGTCGCGTTCGGCGTCGATTCGGCCACGCTGAAGACGATTTTCCTCTTCGTCTTCGTGCTGGCGACGACTCCCGCCGCGACCCACGCAGTGGTTCGGACCGCCTACCGTGCCGAGAGCGAGCGCGGAGCGAGACCCGTCGAATCCGCCGACTCAGCGGGCGACGACCGGGGTGAGCGCGATGACTGACCCCCTCGTGGTCGCGCTTCTCGCGCTCGCGGTCCTGCTGGCGGTCGGGATTGCGGTCCTCGCCGACGCGGTGGCCACGGTGGTCGTCTTCGGCGCGTACGGTCTCTCGCTCGCCCTGCTCTGGGCCGCCCTGCGCGCGCCGGACGTGGCGCTGACCGAGGCCGCGGTCGGGGCCGGTATCTCGACCGCGCTGTTTCTGGCGGTCTTGGGGCGCTCTCCGGCCGAGTTCGCGGTCTCGCTCTCCCGACCCCGGTTTCGGGTCCGGCCCGCGACTGCGCTCACGGCGGTCGGCACGGCGCTCGCGCTCGGGGTCACGGTCCCGGCGCTCCCGGCGTTCGGCGACCCGAGCGCGCCGCCGTTCGGCCGGGTGGTCCCGTTCTACCTCGCCGACGCGCCGACGCTCGGCGTCGAGAACGTCGTGACCGCGATTCTGGTGGTCTATCGCGGGTTCGACACCTTCGGCGAGGTGGTCGTGGTGTTCACCGCGGGCGTGGCGGCCGCGGCGGTCCTCCGGGAGGTGTCGGCGTGAGCGACACCGAGGACGGGACGCCCGGCGATGACGCCCGCGGCGTCGTCGCCGACGCGACCGCCAGACTGGTCGCGCCGTTCGCGGCTACCTTCGGCCTGTTCACGACGTTCCACGGCACGTCGTCTGTCGGCGGTGGCTTTCAGGGCGGCGTCGTGCTGGCGGCCACGGTCATCCTGTTGGCGTTCGCGGTCGGCCCGCCGCGGGTGCGCGCGGCGCTCGCGGTTCCGCGCACGTCCGCGCTCGCGGCCGGTGGCGTCCTCGGGTTCGCGGCGGTCGGGGTCGGGCCGGTCGCGTTCGGCGGCGCGGTCCTCGAACTCGCGGCGTACCCGATTCCGAAGCCAGCGGTCTACGCGACCGAACTCGCGGAGGTCGCCATCGCCGCCACCGTCGCGGCCACACTCGTCGGACTCTTCTTCGTCCTCGCGGGGGAGACCGATGCTTGAAGCGTACCTCGCTCGCCTGCCCTATCTCGCGGCCGTCGCGCTGGTCGGGGTCGGACTCGGCGTGCTGGTCGGCGAACCGAGTCGCCTCAAGAAGGTGGTGGGTCTCAACGTCTTCCAGACCGGCGTCCTCCTCTTTTTCGTCGCGGCGGCCTACCGGTCCGGCGGGCGCTCGCCGCTGGTTCGGGACGCGACGCGGGACGCGCCGTCGGTCAACCCGCTCCCCCACGTCCTCGTGCTGACAGCCATCGTGGTCGGGGTGAGTCTGACCGCGCTAGCGTTGGCGCTCGTGGTGCGAGTCCGGGCGGAGGAACGGGGAGGTGGCGCGTGACCGCACTCTTGCTCCCCGCGCTGGTCGCGCTCCCGGTCGTCGGCGCGGCGCTGGCAGTCCTCGCGGGCGACCGACTCGGCCGGTGGGTCACGGCGGGGACGCTCGCGCTCCAGACTGGTCTCGCGGCCGCGCTCGTGGGCCGAGTCGCCGACGACGGTCCGACTCGGACCGTCGTCGGCGGGTTTCGCCCGGCGGTGGGCGTCGAGTTACGCGCCGACCCGCTTGCCGCGCTGATAGTCGCGCTGGTGGCCGCCGTCGCTGGCGGCGCGGCGTGGTACGCGGGAGCGGTCGGCGCGCGGTCGGCCCACGCAGACGCCTTGGTCCTCTTGCTGGCGGCCGGTCTCTCGGGCGTCGGACTGACCGCAGACCTGTTCAACCTCTACGTCGTCCTCGAAATCACGGGGCTGGCGGCCTACGCGCTGGTCGCGCTGGGCGAACGCGGGTCGGCGCGCGCGGCCCTGCGCTACCTCTTTGCCGGAACGGTCGGCGCGACCCTCTATCTGCTCGGTGTCGGCTATCTATACGTTGCTACGGGGCATCTAAACATTGATAAGAGCAGTGTATTCGTTTCCGGACTCGCTCCGTCCTCGACGCTCGCGCTCGCGGCGTTCGCGTTCGTCTTCGCGGGACTGGCGGTTAAGATTCCGCTCGTGCCCGTCCACACGTGGCTTCCGGACGCCCACGCGCAGGCATCGGTGTCGGCCAGCGTCGTCCTCTCGGCGCTGGTAACGACCGCGGGCGTCTACGCCCTCGTGAAGGTTCTCTACGGCGTCTTCGGCGTCGAGTTCCTGACCGCGGTTCCGGCGGTCGGCGCGCTCGTCTCGGGTCTCGGTGCGGTCAGCGTCCTCGTCGGCGGCGCGCTGGCGCTCCGGGAGTCGAAGGTCAAGCGCGTGCTGGCCTACTCGACCGTCTCGCAACTCGGCGTCGTGGTGGTCGGCGCGGGTCTTGGCACCCGCCTCGGACTGACCGGCGCGGCGGTCCACCTGTTGGGCCACGCGATTACGAAGGCGGGCCTGTTCTTCGCGGCGGGACTGCTCTCGCTCTCGACCGGAGCCAAGACCGTAGAGGAGTGCGCGGGCGTCGGGAAGCGCGCGCCGGTGGTCGGCGCGGCGTTCGCGGTCCTCTCGCTCGGGATGGTCGGCGTCCCCCCGACGGTCGGGTTCGCCGGGAAGTGGTACGTCCTCGTCGCGGCCGCGAGCGCGGAGGCGTGGCCGCTCGTCGCCGCCGTCCTCGCCAGCTCCCTGCTCTCGCTCGCCTACTTCGGGCGGATTCTGGCCCGGATGTTCTTCGCGCCACCGGCCGACGGACTTCCCGCGGACGCCGGAGAACCGTCGGTCGGTGGCGGTACCCCGGCGAACGCGGACGCGCCGACCGAATCGGTCGGCGCGTCCGTCCTCCCGATTTTGGCCGCGCTCGCGACGCTCGCGCTCGGTCTGTCGGCGGCGACCCTCGCACAGTTCCTCGAACCGGCGGTTTCGAGTCTCCTGACATGACCGGCGCGCTGGCGCTCCGTCCGGCGCTCGCGGTCGCAGTTCCGGCGCTGGCCTCGGCGCTCGTCCTCGCCTCTCGCGGGCGGCCGACCATCCGCGAGTCGTGGACCCTGCTCGCGGTCGGCGTCGAACTCGCGGTGGTCGGGAGCCTCGTCCCCGACGTGCTGGCGGGCCGAATCCCGACCGCCTCGCTCGGCACCTTCGCCACGGGCGTCCCGCTGGCGTTCCGGGCCGACGCGCTCGGGACGCTGTTCGCGTCGGTCGTCGCGGTCCTGTGGGGGGCCGCCAGCGTCTACAGCGTCGGCTACATGCGCAAGCTCGACGAACACGACCAGACGCGCTTTTTCGCGGCGTTCGCCGCCAGCATCGCGGCCACGCTCGGGGTCGCGTTCGCCGCGAACCTGCTGACTCTCTTCGTCGCCTACGAACTCCTGACGGTCGGGACCTACCCCCTCGTGGCCCACGCCGGAACCGACGAGGCCCGCCGCGCCGGGCGCAAGTACGCCCTCTACGCCTTCGGCGGCGGCGTCGCGGTCCTCGGCGGGACCGTCCTCGTCTACGCGCTCGCCGGAACCCTCGCGTTCGCGCCCGGCGGACTCCGCGCCCTCGGGACCGCAGACCCCCTGCTCGCCCACGCCGCGTTCGGCCTGCTCGCTGGCGGGTTCGGCGTCAAGGCCGCGGTGATACCTCTTCACGGTTGGCTCCCGAACGCGATGGTCGCGCCGACGCCCGTCTCTGCGCTCCTCCACGCCGTCGCCGTCGTCAAGAGCGGCGTGTTCGGCATCGCTCGCGTGGTCCTGTTCGTCTTCGGTCCGGAGGCGGTCCGCGGGTCGGCGCTCCGGTGGCCTCTCGCTGGCGCGGCGGCCGCGACGATGGTGCTGGCCGGGTTCCTCGCGCTCCGGCAGGACAAACTCAAGCGCGTGCTGGCCTACTCGACCGCCAGCCAACTCTCGTTTATCGTCCTCGGCCTGACGATACTCACCCCCACGGCGGTCCTCGGGGCGTTGTTCCACCTCGTGACCCACGCCTTCATGAAGATTACCGCCTTTTTCTGCGCCGGGACCGTCTACGTCGAGACGAAGGCCGAGTACGTCTCGGAGATGGCCGGAATCGCGCGCCGACTCCCGACCACGCTCGCCGCGTTCTCGGTCGCCGCCGCCGGACTCGTCGGCATCCCCCTCGTGGGCGGATTCGTCAGCGAGTGGTACCTCGCCTTGGGGACTCTCGCCGGGCCGATTCCGGCGCTCGCGGCGGCCTACTGGTTGGCGGCGTTCGTGAAACTGCTCTTCTTCTGGCCCATCGTCTCGACGGCGGTCTTCGCGGACCCGACCGACGGAGACCGCCAGCAGTGGGCCGGTCCCGACCCCGGTGGCCTCCTCTCGGAGGCGTCGTGGGCCATGCTCGGACCCCTTCTTTTCACCGCCGGGGTCGCGGTCCTGCTCGGGGTCGTCCCGACCGCCACGCCCTACTTCTCGTTGGCCGAGGCGGTCGTCGCGGAGGTGTTCGGGGCGTGACCCTCCCGTGGTCGATTCCCCCGGCGCTCTTCCTGTTGGCCGCCGCGGTCGTCTGTTCCCTCGCCGAGCGCAGAGTCGGCCACGCCGCGGGCGTCCTCGCGGGCCTGCTCGCGCTCGCGTGGTCGCTCGCGGCCCCGACGGGCGGCCACCTCCCGGCCCGACTCTTCGGCTTCGAGGCGATGCCGGTCGCAGTCGACCCCCTCTCGCGCACGATGGGAGTCGCGCTCGGGTTCGTCGCGGCCGCGGACGCGGCCTACGCCTACGCCACCGACGCCGACGCCACGATGACGGCTTACGCGCTGGCCTACGCTGGCGTCTGCCTCGGCGCGGTGTTCGCGGGCGATTGGCTCACGCTCGTCGTCTGCTGGGAACTGATGGCAATCGGGGCCACCCTGCTGGTCTGGCACCGCGGCGGCCCGGCGCTCCGCGCGGGGTTCCGATACGCGATTTACCACGAAATCGGCGGCGCGTTCCTCATCGCGGGCGTCCTGCTTCACTACCTCCGAGTCGGGAGTTTCGTCTTCGGCGCGGGCGGTGTGGGGGGATTCTCGCCCGGTCTCCCGGCCCTGCTCGCGGTGGTCGGCATCGGCCTGAACGTCGGCTTTCTCGGTCTCCACCCGTGGCTGGTGGACTCGTACCCTCGCCCGCACGTCGCCGCGAGCGTCGTCCTCTGCGGGTTCACCACGAAGGTCGGCGTCTACGCCCTCGCCAGAGCCTTCCCCGGCGGCCACGACGCAATCGCGGCGATGGGTGGCGCGATGGTGCTGGTCGGGGTCACGCTCGCCATCCTCCAGACCGAAGTCCGTCGCCTCCTGACCTACCACATCGTCTCGCAGGTCGGCTACATGGTCGCGGGGGTCGGCGTCGGGTCGGCGCTCGGTCGGGCGGGCGGGATGGCCCACCTGCTCAACAACGTCCTCTACAAGTCCCTGCTGTTCATGGTCGGCGGGTGGCTGATACTCAGGACCGACTCGGAGAAGCTCAAGCGGATAGGCGGACTGGCCCGCGAGACGCCGGTCCTGTTCGCCACCTACGCGGTCGCCGCGTTCGCCATCGCGGGCGTGCCGGGGTTCAACGGCTTCGTGAGCAAGGGGATGGTCATCGACAGCGCGGACGCCGCGGACCTCGACCTGCTCTGGTGGGCGCTGGTCGTCGGCGGGGTCGGCACCGTCGTCTCGTTCGCCAAGTTCGGCTACTACGCCTTCCTCGGGGAGCGCCGCGGCGAGTCGGACAGCACGGTCGCCCGCCTCTCGCCGGTGGAGGCCGCGCCGCTGGTCGCGGTGGCGCTGGCCTGCGTTCTCCTCGGTCTCTTCCCAGACCTGCTGTTCGCGCTCGTCCCGCCGGGCACCGACGCCGCGAAGGTGTTCGTCGTCTCCCAGTTCACGAAGGCCGGTGCGGTTCTCGTCGCGGGTCTGGCGGCGTTCGCCCTGCTGAAGCGCCCCCTCTCGCGTCTCGGTGCCGTTCCGGACCTCGATTCGGTCTACCACCCGGCGGGCCGCGCGGCCCTCGACGCCGCAGTCGAGGCGACGACCCGGATCGCCCGCGCTCTCGACTCGCTGGCGAGCGCCGGGGACGCGGCGGTCGAACGCTGGCGGACCGCGGGGTTCCCCGAGGGCCGCCTCGACCCCATCGGCGTCAGCGTCCTGCTGGTCGTTCTCGTCCTCGCGGCCGCGCTGTTCGTGGTGTTCGCGGCGTGAAGCCGCCGAAACGCAGTTTCGGCGGGCGGAGGCTTTCTGGGCGTTCGTCGCACGACACCGGGACTTTTCGTCTCGATTCGCGCAGTCGCTACGACGACTTGCGCCCCGAACCGTCCGACGAGACGACGCCCCCACGAACCCTTTTGCCCGCCCGCGTCGTGGACGACTCCATGTCGAAACCACAGTACGACCGCCTCGCCGCCGACCTCGAAGCCGAGTTCGGCGACCGCCTGCGGTGGGTCGCGTCGTTCGACAGTGACGACTACACCTACGACGTTCGGTACGTCCGGGAGGACCTCAAGTCCGACCTCTCGGGGTTGGAACTCGACACCATCATCCACCGCTCTATGGCGGTGTTCAACCGCGAACACGTCGAAGACGTGTACTTCCACCTCGGAGACGCCGAGTCCCTGCTGGTCCGCCACGAGCGAGCGACGGCGCTCCACCTCTACCTCTCGCGGAACCGCGGCGTCGTGGTCAAACTCGAAGCGGACGCGAGCTTTCGGTACCCCGACTTTCTGGACGAGTGCGTCGGGACGCTCCGGGGGGAGTGACCGCTTCCGGAGGTCGGGCTCCCTACGGATGGGTTACCTACGGTAACTAGATGGTTGGAGGTAACTTTTTACGGGTAGCCGGAGTAACCCCGTCCATGACCGACGCGGACGAGCGACTACCAATCTGGTGCGCCGGGAAGGAATGGTGTCCGATTACCGCGACTGCGACGCTCATCGGTAAGAAGTGGCATCCGGTGGTCATCCACCGACTGCTCGACGGCGGGCCGATGGGGTTCAACGAACTCAAAGACGAGGTAGACGGCATCTCCAGTAAGGTCCTCTCGGACAGTCTGGAGGACCTCGAAGAGAAGCGACTGGTGAACCGGGAAATCGTGAGCGAGAAGCCGGTTCGGGTGAGTTACTCGCTGACCGAACGGGGCGAGTCGCTCGAAACGCTCATCTTCGAGATGCGCGATTGGGGTCAGGAACACCTCACGCCCGCAAACGACAAGGAAGGCGCTATCTCGTAGTCCGACCACTGACGGGGTTCGACCCGACACTCTTCCCGGACGGTAGCTCGTACATGACGCCGGGCCGCTCGTAGGCCACGTTCGGAGTCCCCGAGGTGGCGGTCGCCCGGTCGGCATCGAAACCGTTCTTCGGGAGCGCGAGCCCGAGAGTGTGCTGGCCCAATCGGGACCCGACCCGCAACGCTTCTGGTCTGGCGCGCCTCTCGTAAACGTCCCGCCCGCCCAAACTAGTCAATTCGCCATAAGATTTAATATGTAATCGAGCTATCTATATGGCTGAGATAATAAAATGAACAGAAGAAGTGTACTTAAGAAGATTGGCGGTACTGCGACCGTACTGACCGTAGCGACCCAACCCGCCCTCGGCGGCGAGCCGGCCGTGGCACAGATGAAAGAACTCGACACCTCTGACCACTCCAACCTCGACGGCGTCACGGTGACGCTGTTCGAGAACGGTCACGCGAAGGTCGAGATGTCGGGCACCCGTCCCGCCGACCCGAGCGAGGCGACGGGGTACAGCGTCCGACTCGGCGAACTCGGACAGAATCCGGGCGCACGTGCGCTCGACCGTGCAAACGCCCGCGTCGAGTCACTGCCGGCCGACGAGGTCCTCGCGCAGGACGGTGTCAGCACGGAGACGACCACGGGCAAGACCGGCTCCGGCTCGGACACGGCGTCGAGTTCGGACATCGGGACCATGGACCACGGAGGCAACGACGGCGAGGACAACTACGAGGGTGGTCTCTGGGTTCGCTCCGAGGACTCCGCCGACTTCACGCTGGCCATCACCGAAGGCTGGATCGACTGGACCACCAGCGGCGGCGAAGCCGACTACGTCGACTGGCTGTGGCACGCCACCGCCTGCGCACCCGGACTGGCGGACTGGAACATCGACGACGCTGGCCACAGCTACACCGACTGGAGCGGCGACGACGTTGAGGTCAAGTTCTACGGCGATTACTACGACTACGCCTCGGGCGACGACAGCAAGCGAACTGACTCTTACCACCGGCTGTACGCGTACGGGAACCCCGACGGGTCGATGGACTGGGACACCACTCACTGGTACACCGGTGAGGACGCCAGCGGATACCGCTTCGACGCCGGGTACTTCTCGGGGTACGACCAGCACG
It contains:
- a CDS encoding MnhB domain-containing protein, with translation MSDTEDGTPGDDARGVVADATARLVAPFAATFGLFTTFHGTSSVGGGFQGGVVLAATVILLAFAVGPPRVRAALAVPRTSALAAGGVLGFAAVGVGPVAFGGAVLELAAYPIPKPAVYATELAEVAIAATVAATLVGLFFVLAGETDA
- a CDS encoding Na(+)/H(+) antiporter subunit D is translated as MTLPWSIPPALFLLAAAVVCSLAERRVGHAAGVLAGLLALAWSLAAPTGGHLPARLFGFEAMPVAVDPLSRTMGVALGFVAAADAAYAYATDADATMTAYALAYAGVCLGAVFAGDWLTLVVCWELMAIGATLLVWHRGGPALRAGFRYAIYHEIGGAFLIAGVLLHYLRVGSFVFGAGGVGGFSPGLPALLAVVGIGLNVGFLGLHPWLVDSYPRPHVAASVVLCGFTTKVGVYALARAFPGGHDAIAAMGGAMVLVGVTLAILQTEVRRLLTYHIVSQVGYMVAGVGVGSALGRAGGMAHLLNNVLYKSLLFMVGGWLILRTDSEKLKRIGGLARETPVLFATYAVAAFAIAGVPGFNGFVSKGMVIDSADAADLDLLWWALVVGGVGTVVSFAKFGYYAFLGERRGESDSTVARLSPVEAAPLVAVALACVLLGLFPDLLFALVPPGTDAAKVFVVSQFTKAGAVLVAGLAAFALLKRPLSRLGAVPDLDSVYHPAGRAALDAAVEATTRIARALDSLASAGDAAVERWRTAGFPEGRLDPIGVSVLLVVLVLAAALFVVFAA
- a CDS encoding proton-conducting transporter membrane subunit, with translation MTGALALRPALAVAVPALASALVLASRGRPTIRESWTLLAVGVELAVVGSLVPDVLAGRIPTASLGTFATGVPLAFRADALGTLFASVVAVLWGAASVYSVGYMRKLDEHDQTRFFAAFAASIAATLGVAFAANLLTLFVAYELLTVGTYPLVAHAGTDEARRAGRKYALYAFGGGVAVLGGTVLVYALAGTLAFAPGGLRALGTADPLLAHAAFGLLAGGFGVKAAVIPLHGWLPNAMVAPTPVSALLHAVAVVKSGVFGIARVVLFVFGPEAVRGSALRWPLAGAAAATMVLAGFLALRQDKLKRVLAYSTASQLSFIVLGLTILTPTAVLGALFHLVTHAFMKITAFFCAGTVYVETKAEYVSEMAGIARRLPTTLAAFSVAAAGLVGIPLVGGFVSEWYLALGTLAGPIPALAAAYWLAAFVKLLFFWPIVSTAVFADPTDGDRQQWAGPDPGGLLSEASWAMLGPLLFTAGVAVLLGVVPTATPYFSLAEAVVAEVFGA
- a CDS encoding proton-conducting transporter membrane subunit, whose protein sequence is MTALLLPALVALPVVGAALAVLAGDRLGRWVTAGTLALQTGLAAALVGRVADDGPTRTVVGGFRPAVGVELRADPLAALIVALVAAVAGGAAWYAGAVGARSAHADALVLLLAAGLSGVGLTADLFNLYVVLEITGLAAYALVALGERGSARAALRYLFAGTVGATLYLLGVGYLYVATGHLNIDKSSVFVSGLAPSSTLALAAFAFVFAGLAVKIPLVPVHTWLPDAHAQASVSASVVLSALVTTAGVYALVKVLYGVFGVEFLTAVPAVGALVSGLGAVSVLVGGALALRESKVKRVLAYSTVSQLGVVVVGAGLGTRLGLTGAAVHLLGHAITKAGLFFAAGLLSLSTGAKTVEECAGVGKRAPVVGAAFAVLSLGMVGVPPTVGFAGKWYVLVAAASAEAWPLVAAVLASSLLSLAYFGRILARMFFAPPADGLPADAGEPSVGGGTPANADAPTESVGASVLPILAALATLALGLSAATLAQFLEPAVSSLLT
- a CDS encoding cation:proton antiporter subunit C, coding for MLEAYLARLPYLAAVALVGVGLGVLVGEPSRLKKVVGLNVFQTGVLLFFVAAAYRSGGRSPLVRDATRDAPSVNPLPHVLVLTAIVVGVSLTALALALVVRVRAEERGGGA
- a CDS encoding winged helix-turn-helix transcriptional regulator, yielding MTDADERLPIWCAGKEWCPITATATLIGKKWHPVVIHRLLDGGPMGFNELKDEVDGISSKVLSDSLEDLEEKRLVNREIVSEKPVRVSYSLTERGESLETLIFEMRDWGQEHLTPANDKEGAIS